CATACCGAAGCTTCCTGGACAAAAGATCGTCAGGAACTGATGTTTCCGGCTTATATCGACTTCATTAAAGCGATTGCCGAAAGTGAACAGGTATGTATCAACGCCCATAATGACCTCGTTATCCAGGCGGCAAAACTTCGCTTGCTGGCTGCCGGAGCCGATATGAGCCGGATTACGCTCCTGCCCCACCCGACCAACGATTCCTGGTGCCGCGATCATGGCCCGGCATTTTTGATCAACCCGGCCAAAAAAGAACGAATGATTGTCAACTGGGGGTATAATGCCTGGGGCGGTAAATATCCTCCGTATGATCGGGACGACCTGATTCCGGTTGAAATCGCCCATTATCGGGGATTAGACTATGTAACACCGGGCATCATTATGGAAGGTGGGTCGGTCGAATTTAACGGTGCAGGTACGGTGCTGACCAGCCGGGCATGTTTGCTGAACCAAAACCGAAATAGCCACCTGACCCAGGCGCAGATTGAACAATATCTATGTGATTATTACGGTGTTCAGCAGGTTCTCTGGGTTGAAGAAGGCATCGTTGGCGATGATACCGATGGCCATATCGACGATACGGTCCGCTTCGTCAACGAAGACACGGTTATAGCGGCCTATGAGTCGAACCAGCAGGACGATAACTATCCGTTTTTGCAGGAAATCCATCACGAACTCAGGCAAATGCGGCTTCTGAACGGCAAGCAACTAAACATTGTTGAGCTGCCCATGCCCGATCCGGTTGTTAGCGACGGCTTGCGGCTCCCCGCTTCGTATGCCAATTTCCTGATTACCAATGGCGCCGTCATTGTTCCTACGTTCCGGTGTACCAACGATCAGCAGGCCCTCGACATCATCGGCACCTGTTTCCCCGACCGAAAGATCGTCGGAATCGACTCAACCGACATCGTCTGGGGCCTGGGTAGTTTTCACTGCCTGAGTCAGCAAGAACCAAGTATTTGACAATGAGTGAATTTTGAATGATTGACTAACTAACCAAACCCCTATTCAATTATTCTATCATTCACTCAGTCAAAATTCATAGATCATGCGAATTATCCTATTCCTGCTAATCCTGGTTCAGATATTTGGCTGCGTGCGTCAACCGGCTCTTACGGCTCAGTTGGTTCCTCGTTCGTTGAAGGCAATCAATCTGGAAGAAACCCTTACCCGGCGCGATGAACTGATGATGGCCTATTCGCTGACGAGCTACGATGCCCAGAATAAGGCGGTTGGGGTTGTCAATGGCGGCTGGGGCGTGGTGCCGGTTCAGAAAGATCAACAGATTGACCTGCAAAAGAGTGGGTCGGAATCGATCAGCCCGGCCAAGCCTATCAGCCTGACCTTACCGCGTAACGGGCGGATCGTGGCCTCACTGGTGCTGATTGAAGTGGACGATTACACCCGCGCCCGGGAAACAATGGCTAAAATCCAGAAAATCCATAACGTAGTGGCTATTCCGGTTGGCTTACTCATTACGGCAACCGAAGTGCTGACCCCACTCAAGTATGTATCGGCGGGTCTGGTGGCATCAGGAGTCGGCTTACAATTGATCGATAAACTCGATGAAGATGATTTGCTGGGGCAAAGTAGTGTAGAGCTTCGTGAAGCCGATCTCCGAAAATCGGGCCAACGTCTGGTGCGTGTACCGGCTCAGTTTACAGGTCAGCATATGCAGGATGCATTCGACTACCAACTGGACTACGACGTGCTGCTTAAAACCGTTAAAATTCAGCCTGTTCGCCAATAACCTCCCTGCCCAATCGTTCCTTTAACGGGAACGAATGTTTTTGTTATCAGAACTGTTTTACCCCTACGTTCCCAATCACTTAAATCGACGCTATGCGCCATATAACTGGAGGTTTATTGCTGGCTTTACTTGTTTCAGCCTGCAAAACAACCACACCTGTTGTTCAGCAAACACCCCCAAAACCAGTCATTCTGACCCTGGGCAACAAGACATTCACGACCGATGACTTTTTTCAGTCGTTCACTAAAAATCAACTGTCAGCAGATTCGGCCCAACGTACCGACATCAAAGAGTATTTTGATTTATACACAAATTTGAAACTAAAGGTACTGGCTGCCGAAGCCGAAGGGCACGACACAACCGAAGCCTTTCGGGAAGAGATGGCCACCTACCGGAAGCAACTGGCTCAATCGTATTTAACCGATAAGTTACAGGTCGAATCTCTGGC
This window of the Spirosoma aerolatum genome carries:
- a CDS encoding agmatine deiminase family protein, which produces MSFLPAREGFFFPAEWHPHVATWLSWPHTEASWTKDRQELMFPAYIDFIKAIAESEQVCINAHNDLVIQAAKLRLLAAGADMSRITLLPHPTNDSWCRDHGPAFLINPAKKERMIVNWGYNAWGGKYPPYDRDDLIPVEIAHYRGLDYVTPGIIMEGGSVEFNGAGTVLTSRACLLNQNRNSHLTQAQIEQYLCDYYGVQQVLWVEEGIVGDDTDGHIDDTVRFVNEDTVIAAYESNQQDDNYPFLQEIHHELRQMRLLNGKQLNIVELPMPDPVVSDGLRLPASYANFLITNGAVIVPTFRCTNDQQALDIIGTCFPDRKIVGIDSTDIVWGLGSFHCLSQQEPSI